From Anticarsia gemmatalis isolate Benzon Research Colony breed Stoneville strain chromosome 16, ilAntGemm2 primary, whole genome shotgun sequence:
ATTTTAACGCAAGAGCCTAAATAACTTACAACACATTGGTGTTTTGCAGTTGTTATGGTGTGTTGCTGCTTTAGATTTCGTATTCCGCGCACAAAGCAACAAATTGAGGCAGACTACCAGAGACGGAAGATCACTACAAAATTCCGGGCGGAATTGGAGACCATACAAGATGCTAAAATGGATGCAATGTCTTTGAAAGATGGTTAGTAAAAAACAGAgctaattttactttttgaacCCAATGAGCAATGAAAAGAAGTCTTTAGAAGTTCGCTCTCTTAGCCTTAAATACATACCTTCCGCgtgaataatgttttaaaattatcttccgagtttttatttaatttccgtTGTATGTTTTATAAAGTCGTATTCACACAGAATGTCATAAGATGAGAGATAAAAAGCGGTACTTAAATACTTACAATATGATAGAGGctgccaaacaacttgaacaattttgcaGCATCATAATAATCGATTTTTAGATCAGCTTGTAAAGAATTGCAGGGCGCAATGATGAGGGCTAATGCGCTACGATCTTCCGATTAGAACACCTTTCTTGTCTCTAAGTGGTTTGGAGACTACTATACCTAACTTTCACCCGTCGCTCCTCATTACACCTCCTGGGTTTCGCCTTTGTCCAAttagttaacaaaaaataataaatacggaATTGGAAAACGTTATTCTGGCTACATTCATTCACACTTACTTATTTGGCGTGTGCTATACTTGATTTCTATCTGCTAATGTCACAAGACCACAATATTCAGGTGCATCCATGTAATCGTGTTCTTATGAGACAGATTAATTCATTATCAAACAACAtcttcatttatttacttttgaatcTTGAGATAAGATAGTAAACACCGTACACCTTATAATGTATCATTATTCTTTCTTCCAGCATTAGATCTACTTCACGAGAAGACAAATCACGAAATGGAGGGCGAAAATCAACAAGGATCGCAACCCAGCTCTATCGTGTCGCCGCAACAGAGTAAGATGATGATATTATAAACAGAAATTCCATAGTAAATTAACTAACAGAAAAACAatccagttttttaaattgatgtcACTATCATTTATTCTTGCAGGTTCACTTGATGCTTCGTTCCAACCTGAGAGTGGTCAGAAGTCAGAGCCCCAAGCATCAGGCCTGAGCTTCGTCAAGTTTGCGTCCAAAGTGGCCACGCTATCGAAACTAAGCCAACCGAAGTCACCCACCTCCCCGACGCCATCCTCAGCAAACAAAATGGAATTTTAAAGCCGATGTTGGTGTTCAAGGCTTGTAgcataaagtaggtacttatgaattatcatgtatgtttattttagtaacatttcggtgaaaaatattatttattgatgttgtAGTTTAGTACAAATATGGTATAAGAAGCAGATATTTAGAAGTTTGtatgttgtataaataaaaaatatattaaaatgcagtaagttttctttaatctagaaaataaaaaatacagtataaaCGGATTTTAAATCACAAGaataattacatattcacaAATAACTTCGGTATTCTGCGCTGTTTACATAATCTCGCATTAAAACTGACAGTAAAAACAATGGTCCAATGTAAGCAATAACTTTAAAGCAACATTTAACTTACActttataatacataaataatacatcttgcaaattaaaattacataaattcaAGTTAGCTAAGTTTTTCATTAAATAGTTAAATCGTTCTACATACTTGTATTACGTTCCATCTTATCCCATATAATGTTACTTTGATTACCTGTCATGTTCAATTCAGGCTTAATGTCACTACTCTTCATTTATTTGACTTAGggaattatattaaatttttattgtaaacccATTGACTCGACACACTTTAGATAGCCTAACCTCTCAGTCCATGACTCAATATAACTTTTAGCACAATCTCATCCAAACACAGGTATTACTGTATCTTATACACTAGACGTCGCATCTACTCCGTATTACCATCATATATAGTACGCGCTGACTTCAAACATTTATGTCGGTTCGCTCTAATCTTCAGATACTTTAGCTCCTTGGTGTTTGCGATTATTTGAGCAATTCATTGTTTGTTGGTGCAATGTGCTACGATCACAAGAGGTACTTGCGTCGAATGAGAAGTGTTTAGCTACAGGACGAAACtaactacatttaaaatactttgaaaacgAGAAATAAATTTTTgctagaatatattttatagagttTTATTCTCTGCCTAAAACTAAAAACGCATTTTGGAATCAAAGAATGTGGTGAAGAATCAATCGAATTGCACTTAAACGTTAGATACATAGCGTATCGTGTTCTAAACTAGCGACTCTATCGAACCGAAGACCCGACGGCTCCATAAACAGAGCAAACTAAACTCAACCATCATAAATAAGGCCATTATGATTTATTCATCGAGTTCTCCTTGACTATGGAAGAATCTATTGAGAAATACTATACACTTTCACTTACATTATAATTGAATCGGACCTACCTAAAACGTAAGGGTGAaactcttaataaaattattgttcgtATATATTGCGTAGCGTTATTAACTAAATAGAGGGGCGgcgtaaaattaataattgaatataattcGTACGAGTTTTGTGCATGATACCTGTCTCGATATTTCAGtgatatacatttttacaagTTTGCTTCCGAAACAGTAAGTATAGGCTAGATTTTATAATACACTTTACCCTACATGAGGATTGGTAATTGCATAACTTACAACAAAATTACGTAAGCTACAAGAAAAGTTCGCTCTCGATGGACACTACGTTTAACTAACGTGTAACATTGTATGAGGGTGTATACTAAACATTTTAGGAACCCAAGTTTTGAATGTCGCAGTGCCACCGCTATAAATAGAACTCTCGTTataataaagcatatttttttgttatcaacAAGTACTACggcaacattatttattgactttaaCACTATGCTTGAAGAgttgacaataaatatttatgataaaatatacaatgtGCACATTTCTTTCTGCTAATATAAAAACGTCCGGCACACGAAACATTGAGCATAACTGTGACTATTTGGCAATTTTTATGTTAAGAGATGGCGTCGCAGATGATTTAAAGGATAAGTACTTTGTGACGATTGAATGGAACACAAATTTGGtgtgttgtaataaataaatgatcgtGAAATACGCACATTGTGTTTCGTGGTGGATAACGCGTCCACTCAAATAATATCTCTGAGTACCGTGTGATCCACTGCGTGATCGGATACAATGTTCGCAACTGCTCTGCGGGTGGTTTAGTAACTATGTTTATTGCTCTCCCTTAATCTATTCGTGTGGAGGGTTAGTCGTCGTCTGTGGAGATGTTACCGGAGTGGCGGCGTTACAGGTAGCTCGTAACAATGAAGCTCGGCGCCTACGTTCCGCCGGCACGTAACACTCAATCTCGCCTCACAAACGTTCTTCCCCTGTATCGAcaatgacaaaatatttaagttaatattgaaaataactaatttaGAGATCGAGGCGTGTGGATGTGTACGTACGTGATAGTCTTGCGCTCGGTGGGGCGGGAGGTGTTCTGCGGGCGCGCGCGGTTGAGCACCTTGAGCAGGTCCCCGGCCTTGGCGCGCATGCGCGAGTGCACGTACACCTTGGAGCACTTGATGTGGTAGTGCAGGTAGTCGCGGAACATGTGCAGCAGGTCGATCGTGTTGTCGCGCGCCGCCGAGCACGTGTGCCGCGGGAACAACACTGCAACACCACACACGTACTGCTCAATGTCTGAGTTACATGTTCACGACCATACACTCATttctaaatgaaataattacctactaaaattacttatccgTTTGCAACGAGACCTCCAAAATCTTTTATATAACTACGGACGAAATATAGTTCTAAATCTCGATGGGGTAACGGTTACTAATGGGTGacatagataattttattaggaCGTTGATTAGACAGTAAGAACGTCTTAttctataatacaaaaaaaacaagacTTACCAAACGTAACATAACTGATATTGTCGCCTACTCTCGCATCAGTGTTCATAAGTTCTAGTGGTGGCTCCTTGTGTGAAAACAAAACCtgtaaaaaacaacaatatgaTCACAATATTATCAAGCCATTAACAGTTTATAGTTTCAAGATTACAACGATATACAAGAGATTTAGTTTGTGGAAAtagattcaaattaaattacctaTTTATGGGGCAAATAAGCAGATGGCaggtagatagatagatagatactgTAGTTTTTTGCATTTTCGATTGTCTATTTCGGCGTAGTGCCTGATAAAGTTCACCATAAAATCGTATTTCCTGTAGCACCGTAACTATATAAACATTCGTTCGGCGGATACTATTTCACGCTATGTGTGCAGCACACATAGCTAATTTAGATTAACACGTCATTGTATGAATTAGTAGTAATGATTGGCTTATCTATTAATCGTTGTAGAGTTCATTGACTGGATAACTGAAtaggtcaaatatttatttgttatattatcaatatttttttttgtcaatacTCACATCAACCTTGTTTACTTACGACTCAGGcgaattatattatgtttttgatcAAGGTAATCGGCATGTGTAGAATTTAGAAATGCTCGATTTGATAAGATGCGTAACAATTGAAGTAAGGCTAATAGTCAAGTCTGGCGTTAAAATGATGTATACAGACCTGTGGCGCGGTGTGAGCAGCTCTCCGGCCCTCCTTGAGCTCCTGCATGAACACCTTGCCGATGACCATGTCGTCCTCGTGCCGGAACACCGTCGAGAACACCACCGTCACGCGGTCCTCTTGCGCCTCCACGTATCTACAACATAAAACACACCGTTTTTTAACtatgctatttttataaatatgaaagtatgAACATAGCCAACAATGTTCTAtctattatagttttatatgtGCACACCCACTTTTAATGATCAAAGCTATTTCTACgaacaacaaataaacaaacaaccgTGTCTAATTATACGAGCGTTTATCCTACGCTACTAAAGTATTGATAGGGGCCGGTTATACTCGAAGCTACTCTGTTTAAACAGGATAATTGACTTAGACGGCTGACCTTACTGAATGTTATAGTAGTACGTATTGTTGGACATTTTTCGTTCAATATGAttgaacttattattattatatgaggAAGATAGTAGGGAATAGGAAAGAGGGTCGGAAATGCCCTGACACGTCTTTTAGCGCTGTTTTCGTACgataatttattctattttggAAAGGACGTGATTAACTCGATAGACAGTGATTTCCTGTCAAACTATATATAGAAACTTCAGTGAGGATAGCGAGTCTTGTTTATCGCTTTTTCCTTTACAACTTCCTCTATGTTTGTCAAATGTTGTATTCAAATGTGTATTCATATTTATGCAAGTATATCTATAGACCATCATTGCAGGAAGAGCTAACTATTGGGTGCTCCGATGTTCTACAAGCCATACTAATCTTACCAAATTCAATGAATAGAGAATGAAATTTGATGAACAACTACAATTTTTTACCAGTTTGTCTACTACTGTACTAGTTATTGCATATTAGATAATTCATTTAACAATATACAGTGTGATACTAACAGCGTCTCATCCTGCCTGTAGTTGATGACGGCACGCTTGTGGCTGACGTCACCGTCCTCCTGCAGTCGGAAGTACCGCTCGAACACGGACGCGAAGCAGTTCCTCTTCAGTAGTCCCACCTTCTTCACCACATCCTCCCAGTCGTCTGGAATATTCTCCAAGTCCAGCAGCAACGAGATGTTGTAACCTGCCGAATTATGTTAAacaattgattaattattaGTCTATCTAATAAAGatacctaaaaaaaatactgagtTAATGAAAATCTACATCAGTCTATATCTAACTTTCGATGTTATTTACAAACACCTAGGAAAAATCACGCCTAACATAAATATAGGAAATTTTAAATCCAATTACAAAGCAAGCATACAGCATTATCTTCGTCTATTTATAAGCTCAACAGCTCAGTGTAACGTAAACCTAAGAACGACAAGTAACGTAAAAATATGGCTTTAAGATTTATAGGACCGCTCCCAAGTGCGCGCACCTTTCTAATCTTAAATGTATAGACATATTTGTCAAACTCATTAGCCTAGATCTGCAACGAGCTCCATCATagtacttaaaatattgtttgccTTGCGTATAGATCATATAGTCGTGTGAGGCTGCGTGTAAAGAGTCTAGCATATCTTTCTAATAGGCTGATAAAGATAAGCcctatagatttttttaacaaaattgctTATACCGTAAAGTTAATGAGCAAGTAGTATTACGTAAATAACATGGCAGTGCCAAATATCAAACAAACGATttcaaatatacaataatacGTCATTCTCGCTACGAGTGGTCGTAGTAAGCAGTTTTTTATTCCTAGGAGACAAGTTATAATTAATTCCAACATAGGTGTGCCACTTTATGAGTAATCAATACAAAAGTTCAAAGTGCTAGGTCGAAGTTAGACGATAGGCGTTAATAAGCGATTGatatttaatatagaaatatccACTTTGTAATACAATGACTCCTGGACATATTCTGGCGACTACTGTATGAGTCATATCAAGTAGAATGACTAGTGGCtgaatatgtttaaaaaatcacATGAAAATGTTAACAATTCTATAGCTTGAAGTTGAAAAGGAATTACATGttagaatttattttcacaagtgctataaatatataataataagctacataaaatacttcaataaGATAAACAGCGATGTTTCAAATTAATGCCTGATATCTTATCACTTTCGTGCTTCGAACCCACTTCAATCTTAtcaaatatactttaaatacaatgtttttgtgttgggagtgttttaaaataacatttatattattgctgCAACATGAGACTGGAATAAAATCGTGATAAACTTGCATTCTTAGCTCTTATTTGCAATGTCATTGGGGTCATCAATTCAATCTAAGTACTAAGCAGTTATTGCCTTAGATAGACACTTCAATGAGATCATTGCATTACACACTGACCTAGACACagatatattagtatattaagTTCAAATTTAATAAGATACTAATACACTAACATAGACAGCAAATCTATTTATctgcaattaaattaattgctttAACAAAACAACTAAGTGACAAATTTCCTGtacttatcaataaaaaaattaaaacatttgtttagaAAGATAATAATGTGAATAGAAAAAATGGCCCTTAACACAACAGTTTAGGGTGGAGTAATGACTAATGCATTTGTGTAGCatgtaagataaaataaataaaaatatttttatcaatgattCATTGACAATTATTGCTAAACTACACTGTAACATATTAATATCATTTGCAGTTGTAAAACATTATGTAGCAtgttaatacaattaatttaaatatatatgtagcTTCATATGTATTTGAAAGATACATATTCCtgttacaataacaatacaagGAAGTTCTACAAAAACCtgcaaatacaattttaaggaAACCATAATAACCTGTATTATTTCAAGGAAAacaataagtatattaattccatagttatttataaatgaatacaGTATGCCAGTCAACAATGCCTGCTCCAATGAACACAGTTAATTATGCAATGAATAAAAACAGGCTTCACATGCTCGCTTTCATTTTTATGCAACACTTCAACAGTACTTTTTGTGCAGTAGATCGGAAATAGTGTGCATTGCTTAGATTCTATCATATTACTTTAGTACTAAGTAAGAACTGTAAATACAAAACATgttcaaaattatatacaaaggatatttaaattgatttaatgcAAAAATCTGGTCAGAATAATAAGCTATGAGTAGgtattttacacaaacaaatTGTGCATAAGATTTTTTCAGAATTCACCATTAAATGCAGTTATTTCGTATTTTGTCTATTAGAGATTATAAATCTAGTATTGTGGTTAATTTCACTGCTTCCAGATAAGTTTCGGCTAATCAGGaagacaataaataacatatagaaagcatttaaataaatattacatcttACCTGACTCTGCAGTTGTGAGGAGTGGTCCATAAACTCTTTTGAGCAGTTCATCAGCACCATGTTCCTCTAACTGCTTGTAGAACTTCAATGATATACTAACCTACAAACAAATACATCTTGTTATATCTctgcaaattattatttgtatcaaGTTTTTCGTAATAATAGCCATCCAATCTAGTGTATTTTTGTTAAGGTGACTTTCAATATATGTTTTACACTAATACCTACAGGTTAAATAGGTCATATCTGTTGTGGGTGGAGTTTTATCTTATTCAATAAAAGATTTCAGATAGATTTTAACTCTCATCTCATTAATAAGAAGTTAGTTTAGAAAGTTAATAGATGTGTATAATCTTGTACATACCCTAACTTTGGTTTTATCTCCATTCAAATTGGATATATGAAAGAGTACTCCATCAAAATCTGCAACTTGGACATCTATTGACTCAGGCTTTAAGCTGAAAACAACACAGCACATATAAATTGTTGTGGCATGATAAATCAACACTCAAATTACTCACATCCTGAGTGAGTGTCATTGCACTAGTTGTCATCAATTCTTTTACTATATCAAGTGGATATCAGATTCATTACATTGTTTACCACCAGTGGAATCCAAAAACATTATGGGACGTTTCCTCACGCACACAAGTAGACACCAATAAACAATTGATATGAGTCATCCATGCTGAGATAGGCACTATCGCGTCATACCCACTACATGACATAATACcatttatattactatgtggaCTGTTTCTATACATTTACATGAATCTGCATGATGCGGCGGCCAACGTGGGCCCACCCCAGGAATTTGACACTTGTCAAGTTACTTCTGAAAAGGGGTTATACCAGGATCCAACCCCCCTCAGAGATTCTTCCACAGGAGCAAACGT
This genomic window contains:
- the LOC142979334 gene encoding uncharacterized protein LOC142979334 yields the protein MDPLMDAIKNSEEPLWLESTVTGGLRVWQITLLCLAGITALIVMVCCCFRFRIPRTKQQIEADYQRRKITTKFRAELETIQDAKMDAMSLKDALDLLHEKTNHEMEGENQQGSQPSSIVSPQQSSLDASFQPESGQKSEPQASGLSFVKFASKVATLSKLSQPKSPTSPTPSSANKMEF
- the Arpc2 gene encoding actin-related protein 2/3 complex, subunit 2, with translation MILLEINNRIIEDTLTVKYKNALARLKPESIDVQVADFDGVLFHISNLNGDKTKVRVSISLKFYKQLEEHGADELLKRVYGPLLTTAESGYNISLLLDLENIPDDWEDVVKKVGLLKRNCFASVFERYFRLQEDGDVSHKRAVINYRQDETLYVEAQEDRVTVVFSTVFRHEDDMVIGKVFMQELKEGRRAAHTAPQVLFSHKEPPLELMNTDARVGDNISYVTFVLFPRHTCSAARDNTIDLLHMFRDYLHYHIKCSKVYVHSRMRAKAGDLLKVLNRARPQNTSRPTERKTITGRTFVRRD